One window of Deltaproteobacteria bacterium genomic DNA carries:
- a CDS encoding FAD-binding oxidoreductase: MTSPARRRKFWGWGYEDGGPTPDQERGIARSLAERFGAGELLAPPRVEEIALRAPRVRAPGPLAALVSDAPYDRLAHTYGKSYRDIVRALRRDFAPAPDLVAFPRDESDVAALLDWASGARVAVIPYGGGSSVVGGVEPAVGPGYTATLSLDLGRLDRVLEIDRVSRAARIQGGVLGPALEDQLRPHGLTLRHYPQSFEFSSLGGWIATRSGGHYATLYTHVDEFVESLRVVTPDGVVASRRLPGSGAGPDPNRLFIGSEGALGVVTEAWMRLQDRPRFRASAAARFPGEDGFARGAGAVRALAQAGLHPANCRLLDPREAATSGAGDGTVAVLLVAFESADHPLEAWMARAVELVRDAGGVLPEGEPRFAASGAAGAREGAAGAWRSAFLNAPYLRDLLARASVVSETFETAIPWDRFAAFDAGVREAVGRALDEVCGGGTIACRFTHAYPDGPAPYYTVLAPGRRGSELEQWDAIKTAAGDAISRQGGTITHHHAVGRDHRPWYDRERPDGFARALAAAKRALDPAGVLNPGVLLPPQPASPR, encoded by the coding sequence GTGACCTCCCCCGCGCGCCGCCGCAAGTTCTGGGGCTGGGGCTACGAGGACGGCGGCCCCACGCCCGACCAGGAGCGCGGCATCGCGCGCTCGCTCGCCGAGCGCTTCGGCGCGGGCGAGCTGCTCGCGCCGCCGCGCGTCGAGGAGATCGCGCTGCGTGCGCCGCGCGTGAGGGCGCCGGGGCCGCTCGCCGCGCTCGTCTCCGACGCGCCCTACGACCGGCTCGCCCACACCTACGGCAAGAGCTACCGGGACATCGTGCGCGCGCTGCGCCGCGACTTCGCGCCGGCGCCCGACCTGGTCGCCTTCCCGCGCGACGAGAGCGACGTCGCGGCGCTGCTCGACTGGGCGAGTGGAGCGCGGGTTGCCGTGATCCCCTACGGCGGCGGCTCCTCGGTGGTGGGCGGCGTCGAGCCCGCCGTCGGGCCCGGGTACACGGCGACGCTCTCGCTCGACCTCGGGCGCCTCGACCGCGTCCTCGAGATCGACCGCGTCTCGCGTGCGGCCCGGATCCAGGGCGGCGTGCTCGGCCCCGCGCTCGAGGACCAGCTCCGGCCCCACGGGCTGACCCTCCGCCACTACCCCCAGTCCTTCGAGTTCTCGTCGCTCGGGGGCTGGATCGCGACCCGCTCGGGCGGCCACTACGCGACCCTCTACACCCACGTCGACGAGTTCGTGGAGTCGCTGCGCGTGGTGACGCCGGACGGCGTCGTGGCGAGCCGGCGGCTGCCGGGCTCGGGGGCGGGGCCCGACCCGAACCGGCTCTTCATCGGCTCGGAAGGGGCGCTCGGCGTCGTCACCGAGGCCTGGATGCGGCTCCAGGACCGCCCGCGCTTCCGCGCCTCGGCGGCGGCGCGCTTCCCGGGCGAGGACGGCTTCGCGCGCGGCGCCGGCGCGGTGCGCGCGCTCGCGCAGGCGGGCCTCCATCCCGCGAACTGCCGGCTCCTCGACCCGCGCGAGGCGGCGACCTCGGGCGCCGGCGACGGCACGGTCGCGGTCCTGCTCGTCGCCTTCGAGTCGGCCGACCACCCGCTCGAGGCCTGGATGGCGCGCGCGGTGGAGCTCGTGCGCGACGCCGGTGGCGTCCTGCCCGAAGGCGAGCCGCGCTTCGCCGCAAGCGGGGCCGCGGGCGCGCGCGAGGGTGCCGCCGGCGCCTGGCGCAGCGCCTTCCTGAACGCGCCCTACCTGCGCGACCTGCTGGCGCGCGCCTCGGTCGTCTCGGAGACCTTCGAGACCGCGATCCCGTGGGACCGCTTCGCGGCCTTCGACGCGGGGGTGCGCGAGGCTGTCGGGCGCGCGCTCGACGAGGTCTGCGGCGGCGGCACGATCGCCTGCCGCTTCACGCACGCCTACCCGGACGGCCCGGCGCCCTACTACACCGTGCTGGCACCGGGCCGGCGCGGCAGCGAGCTCGAGCAGTGGGACGCGATCAAGACCGCGGCCGGTGACGCCATCTCCCGGCAGGGCGGCACGATCACCCATCACCACGCGGTGGGCCGCGATCACCGGCCCTGGTACGACCGCGAGCGTCCCGACGGCTTCGCCCGCGCGCTCGCGGCCGCCAAGCGGGCGCTCGACCCGGCGGGCGTGCTGAATCCCGGGGTCCTGCTGCCTCCGCAGCCAGCTTCGCCCCGCTAG
- a CDS encoding TIGR03620 family F420-dependent LLM class oxidoreductase: MSVLGRVGVWTWVDMLPAPQAAAFARDLETWGYTALWLPEAVGRDPFVTITWMAAHAKQLVFATGIANLYARDAMTMKALAQTTGELSGGRFVLGIGVSHAHLVTKVRGHAYGKPVTTMRGYLDAMDQALYRAVPPPAPVPILLAALRPKMLALAAERAQGAHPYFVTPEHTARARAILGKDRILAPEQKVLLCTDPAKARAVARANMAIYAGLPNYQNNLKWLGFGDADFAGGGSDRLVDAIVAWGDEDALRRRVQEHFEAGADHVCIQPLHPDGKPEPHRAVLELLAPAKGGW; encoded by the coding sequence ATGAGCGTGCTGGGACGCGTGGGGGTCTGGACCTGGGTCGACATGCTGCCGGCCCCGCAGGCCGCCGCCTTCGCGCGCGACCTCGAGACCTGGGGCTACACGGCCCTGTGGCTGCCCGAGGCGGTCGGGCGCGACCCCTTCGTCACGATCACCTGGATGGCGGCGCACGCGAAGCAGCTCGTCTTCGCGACCGGGATCGCCAACCTCTACGCGCGCGACGCGATGACGATGAAGGCGCTGGCCCAGACCACCGGCGAGCTGAGCGGCGGCCGCTTCGTGCTCGGCATCGGGGTGAGCCACGCGCACCTGGTGACGAAGGTGCGCGGCCACGCGTACGGCAAGCCGGTCACCACGATGCGCGGCTACCTCGACGCGATGGACCAGGCGCTCTACCGCGCCGTCCCCCCGCCGGCACCGGTGCCGATCCTGCTGGCGGCGCTGCGCCCGAAGATGCTGGCGCTCGCGGCCGAGCGGGCCCAGGGCGCACATCCCTACTTCGTGACGCCCGAGCACACCGCCCGCGCGCGCGCGATCCTCGGCAAGGACAGGATCCTCGCCCCCGAGCAGAAGGTGCTCCTGTGCACGGACCCGGCGAAGGCGCGCGCCGTGGCGCGCGCCAACATGGCGATCTACGCGGGTCTGCCCAACTACCAGAACAACCTGAAGTGGCTGGGCTTCGGCGACGCCGACTTCGCCGGGGGCGGCAGCGACCGGCTGGTCGACGCGATCGTGGCCTGGGGCGACGAGGACGCGCTCCGCCGGCGCGTGCAGGAGCACTTCGAGGCCGGCGCGGACCACGTGTGCATCCAGCCCCTGCACCCCGACGGGAAGCCGGAGCCGCACCGCGCGGTGCTGGAGCTGCTCGCGCCGGCGAAGGGAGGCTGGTGA
- a CDS encoding SUMF1/EgtB/PvdO family nonheme iron enzyme — MSLRTSWLPLALLGFAAPAPAVTIDWVAVGNPGNAPDAAVNCDGAADCGSVPYTFVISRTEVTNAQYAEFLNAVAASDPNGLYDPAMGSSGRGGITRSGSDGSYSYAIRPGAGNKPVVFVSFPDAMRFANWLDNGQPSGAQGPATTEDGSYAITPGGLAANSITRKPGTGVVVPNENEWYKAAYHSPGGVYFDFPTGSDAAPSSDPPPGGAGSANFFDLTGGYAVTGSTQFVDSFDYLTDAGAYASASSPYGTFDQGGNAVEWTETIVDGGGFRRARGGSWGFPVTNLAASAGTLAEAPDSADDELGFRVAVSVPEPGSTSAALAALLALGAGAAARRRRRAP; from the coding sequence ATGTCGCTGCGAACGTCCTGGCTCCCCCTTGCGCTCCTGGGGTTCGCTGCTCCCGCGCCGGCGGTCACGATCGACTGGGTCGCAGTAGGCAACCCAGGCAACGCGCCCGACGCCGCCGTGAACTGCGACGGCGCGGCGGACTGCGGCTCGGTCCCCTACACGTTCGTGATCTCCCGGACCGAGGTGACGAACGCCCAGTACGCCGAGTTCCTGAACGCGGTGGCGGCCTCCGACCCGAACGGGCTCTACGACCCGGCGATGGGCAGCAGCGGCCGCGGCGGCATCACGCGCAGCGGGAGCGACGGCAGCTACAGCTACGCGATCCGCCCGGGGGCCGGCAACAAGCCGGTCGTCTTCGTCTCCTTCCCCGACGCCATGCGCTTCGCCAACTGGCTCGACAACGGCCAGCCGTCCGGCGCGCAGGGCCCCGCCACGACCGAGGACGGCTCGTACGCGATCACGCCCGGGGGCCTCGCGGCCAACTCGATCACGCGCAAGCCCGGGACCGGCGTCGTCGTGCCGAACGAGAACGAGTGGTACAAGGCGGCCTACCACAGCCCGGGCGGGGTCTACTTCGACTTCCCGACGGGCTCCGACGCGGCGCCGTCCTCCGACCCGCCGCCGGGTGGTGCGGGCTCGGCGAACTTCTTCGACCTCACGGGCGGCTATGCCGTCACCGGCTCGACACAGTTCGTGGATTCGTTCGACTACCTGACCGACGCCGGCGCCTACGCGAGCGCGAGCAGCCCGTACGGGACCTTCGACCAGGGGGGCAACGCGGTCGAGTGGACCGAGACGATCGTGGATGGGGGTGGCTTCCGGCGCGCGCGCGGCGGGAGCTGGGGCTTCCCCGTGACGAACCTGGCCGCCTCGGCAGGAACCCTCGCCGAGGCGCCCGACAGCGCGGACGACGAGCTCGGCTTCCGCGTCGCGGTCTCGGTGCCCGAGCCGGGGAGCACGAGTGCCGCGCTCGCCGCGCTCCTCGCGCTCGGCGCGGGCGCCGCCGCACGCAGGCGGCGCCGAGCGCCGTAG
- a CDS encoding acetate--CoA ligase family protein — protein MADARDLARRTLSEHDSKELLAAFGLPFARERLVPDPAAAVPAAQALGLPVVVKLCGDGIAHKTERDLVRLDLVSAGAVERAAGELWAKRRAGDGEVALLVAEMVRGRRELIAGLVRDPQFGPCVVLGLGGILTEALRDVVFALAPLTHAEARRMACGLRASHLLTKPFRGEPAADLDALAEVLVGLGRLAAERPDVASVDVNPLIVRADGKPIAVDALVELHAAPASEARPARRAAGLEDRRRGAPEPLSDADLLERFRPLFHPRGIVVAGASTHPGKFGFVTLHNLRAFGYRGELFPVNREGAEILGEPSLRDVAEVPAGRADLVFVCTPAAANVALLRACAKVGVRAAFVASGGYRETGAEGRALEDELVATADELGIVLAGPNGQGVVSTPVSMCAQIVAPYPPPGGISVVSQSGNLLSAFLDYAVQTGVGVAKAISAGNSAQTGLADYLEYFAADPETKVVLAYLEGVGDGRRLADAVRRLGARKPLVVLKGGAAAEGQRAALSHTGSLASDDRVFDGLCRQLGVLRAPTVEEGFEWAATLATQPVPRGRRTVVFTTVGGWGVLTADACAAAGLELVALPDDLRRAIDGMVPARWSRSNPIDLAGGETRDTVPQVLDLLCAHPEVDAVIHLGLGIQAATANLFRQGPFWPEHGLARIAEYHERQERRFAEAARDASERHGKPVLSATELVHCDRAYGNAGPLAVRESGRVCYPSAHRAVAALRALVAWGEHRERAAREAGAEEGPGSAPLGREPRTRAGSPEERGA, from the coding sequence ATGGCCGACGCCCGCGACCTCGCTCGCCGCACGCTCTCCGAGCACGATTCGAAGGAGCTGCTCGCGGCCTTCGGCCTCCCCTTCGCCCGCGAGCGCCTGGTCCCCGATCCCGCTGCGGCGGTGCCGGCCGCCCAGGCGCTCGGCCTCCCGGTCGTCGTGAAGCTGTGCGGCGACGGGATCGCGCACAAGACCGAGCGCGACCTCGTGCGCCTCGACCTCGTGTCCGCCGGCGCCGTCGAGCGCGCCGCCGGCGAGCTGTGGGCGAAGCGGCGCGCCGGGGACGGCGAGGTGGCGCTGCTGGTCGCCGAGATGGTGCGCGGGCGGCGCGAGCTGATCGCGGGGCTGGTGCGCGACCCGCAGTTCGGGCCCTGCGTGGTGCTCGGCCTCGGCGGGATCCTGACCGAGGCGCTGCGCGACGTGGTGTTCGCGCTGGCGCCGCTCACCCACGCCGAGGCGCGGCGCATGGCCTGCGGCCTGCGCGCGAGCCACCTCCTGACGAAGCCTTTCCGCGGCGAGCCGGCCGCCGATCTCGACGCGCTCGCCGAGGTGCTGGTGGGCCTCGGGCGGCTCGCCGCCGAACGGCCGGACGTCGCGTCGGTGGACGTGAACCCCCTGATCGTGCGCGCGGACGGCAAGCCCATCGCCGTCGACGCGCTCGTCGAGCTCCACGCCGCCCCGGCTTCCGAAGCTCGGCCAGCGCGCCGGGCCGCTGGCCTCGAGGACCGGCGGCGCGGCGCCCCCGAGCCGCTCTCCGACGCCGATCTCCTGGAGCGCTTCCGCCCGCTCTTCCACCCGCGCGGGATCGTCGTGGCGGGCGCCTCGACGCATCCGGGCAAGTTCGGCTTCGTGACGCTCCACAACCTGCGCGCCTTCGGCTACCGCGGCGAGCTCTTCCCGGTGAACCGCGAAGGCGCGGAGATCCTGGGCGAGCCCTCGCTGCGCGACGTCGCCGAGGTGCCGGCCGGGCGCGCCGACCTCGTCTTCGTGTGCACCCCCGCGGCGGCCAACGTGGCGCTCCTGCGCGCGTGCGCGAAGGTGGGCGTGCGGGCGGCCTTCGTGGCGAGCGGCGGCTACCGCGAGACGGGCGCGGAGGGACGCGCGCTCGAGGACGAGCTGGTCGCGACCGCCGACGAGCTCGGAATCGTGCTGGCCGGCCCGAACGGGCAGGGCGTCGTCTCGACGCCGGTCTCGATGTGCGCGCAGATCGTGGCGCCCTATCCGCCGCCCGGCGGGATCTCGGTGGTGAGCCAGAGCGGCAACCTGCTCTCCGCCTTCCTCGACTACGCGGTGCAGACCGGGGTCGGCGTCGCGAAGGCGATCTCGGCCGGCAACTCGGCCCAGACCGGGCTCGCCGACTACCTCGAGTACTTCGCGGCGGACCCCGAGACGAAGGTGGTGCTGGCCTACCTCGAGGGCGTCGGCGACGGGCGCCGCCTCGCCGACGCCGTGCGCCGGCTCGGCGCGCGCAAGCCGCTGGTGGTGCTGAAGGGCGGCGCCGCCGCCGAGGGCCAGCGGGCCGCGCTCTCGCACACCGGCTCGCTCGCGAGCGACGACCGCGTCTTCGACGGCCTGTGCCGCCAGCTCGGGGTCCTGCGCGCGCCGACCGTCGAGGAGGGCTTCGAGTGGGCGGCGACGCTCGCGACGCAGCCGGTCCCGCGCGGCCGGCGCACGGTCGTGTTCACGACCGTCGGCGGCTGGGGCGTGCTCACGGCCGATGCCTGCGCCGCGGCCGGGCTCGAGCTCGTGGCGCTCCCCGACGACCTGCGGCGGGCCATCGACGGCATGGTCCCGGCGCGCTGGAGCCGCAGCAACCCGATCGACCTCGCGGGCGGCGAGACGCGCGACACGGTGCCGCAGGTGCTCGACCTCCTGTGCGCACACCCGGAGGTGGACGCCGTGATCCACCTCGGCCTCGGGATCCAGGCCGCCACGGCGAACCTGTTCCGCCAGGGCCCCTTCTGGCCCGAACACGGGCTCGCGCGGATCGCCGAGTACCACGAGCGCCAGGAGCGGCGCTTCGCCGAGGCCGCGCGCGACGCGAGCGAGCGGCACGGCAAGCCCGTCCTCTCCGCCACCGAGCTCGTCCACTGCGACCGCGCCTACGGCAACGCCGGCCCGCTCGCGGTGCGCGAGAGCGGCCGTGTCTGCTACCCGAGCGCCCACCGCGCGGTCGCGGCGCTGCGCGCGCTCGTGGCCTGGGGCGAGCACCGGGAGCGCGCGGCGCGGGAGGCCGGGGCGGAGGAGGGCCCCGGCAGCGCGCCGCTCGGCCGGGAGCCGCGGACCCGCGCGGGGAGCCCCGAAGAGCGGGGGGCCTGA
- a CDS encoding nitronate monooxygenase family protein, whose protein sequence is MRTKLAAELGLEFPIFAFTHCRDVVAAVSNAGGLGVLGVAGRSLEELAIELEWIEKQVGDRPYGVDLLLPVKFVGSQEGGFDVAQLDARIPEAHRRFLDGLLEKHGVPPLPPGTPVGGELGVGFERQRDVLDLCFRHRIRLIASALGPPPADMIEQARAKGVKVAALAGTVEHAMRHVEAGVDLVVAQGYEAGGHTGEISTLVLVPEVVDAVAPVPVLAAGGIANGRQLTAALALGAQGVWTGSVWLTTEEAETHPVVKEKFLRASSRDTVRSRSVTGKPARQLRTAWTEAWDDPANPTPPLPMPLQPRLVREAQLRIARSAHKSPGAEQLINYFVGQVVGSMKHIRPARRVIEEMAQEYADTMERLDAWAEGSGED, encoded by the coding sequence ATGCGCACGAAGCTCGCTGCGGAGCTCGGCCTCGAGTTTCCCATCTTCGCCTTCACCCACTGCCGCGACGTGGTGGCCGCGGTCAGCAACGCCGGGGGCCTCGGCGTGCTCGGCGTGGCCGGGCGCTCGCTCGAGGAGCTCGCGATCGAGCTCGAGTGGATCGAGAAGCAGGTGGGCGACCGGCCCTACGGCGTCGACCTGCTCCTGCCGGTGAAGTTCGTCGGCAGCCAGGAGGGCGGCTTCGACGTCGCGCAGCTCGACGCGCGGATCCCCGAGGCGCACCGCCGCTTCCTCGACGGGCTGCTCGAGAAGCACGGCGTGCCGCCGCTCCCGCCGGGCACGCCGGTGGGAGGCGAGCTCGGCGTCGGCTTCGAGCGGCAGCGCGACGTGCTCGACCTGTGCTTCCGCCACCGGATCCGCCTGATCGCGAGCGCCCTCGGCCCGCCGCCCGCGGACATGATCGAGCAGGCGCGCGCCAAGGGCGTGAAGGTGGCCGCGCTGGCCGGCACCGTGGAGCACGCGATGCGCCACGTCGAGGCCGGCGTCGACCTCGTGGTCGCGCAGGGCTACGAGGCCGGCGGGCACACCGGCGAGATCTCCACCCTGGTGCTGGTGCCCGAGGTCGTCGACGCGGTCGCGCCGGTGCCGGTGCTCGCCGCGGGCGGGATCGCCAACGGGCGCCAGCTGACTGCGGCCCTCGCGCTCGGCGCGCAGGGCGTGTGGACCGGCTCGGTCTGGCTCACCACCGAGGAGGCCGAGACGCACCCGGTGGTGAAGGAGAAGTTCCTGCGCGCCTCCTCGCGCGACACCGTGCGCTCGCGCTCCGTCACCGGCAAGCCCGCGCGCCAGCTCCGCACCGCCTGGACCGAGGCCTGGGACGATCCCGCGAACCCGACGCCGCCGCTGCCCATGCCGCTCCAGCCCCGGCTCGTGCGCGAGGCGCAGCTGCGCATCGCCCGCAGCGCGCACAAGTCGCCCGGCGCCGAGCAGCTCATCAACTACTTCGTGGGCCAGGTCGTCGGATCGATGAAGCACATCCGTCCCGCCCGCCGCGTGATCGAGGAGATGGCGCAGGAGTACGCCGACACGATGGAGCGGCTCGACGCCTGGGCCGAGGGCTCCGGCGAGGACTGA
- a CDS encoding enoyl-CoA hydratase-related protein has translation MSDILLERSASGVVTITLNRPQRKNAFGRGMWDELRRLLQEVAHTASDRVLVITGAGNSFCAGADLGGVAAPGQPAHPLHAMVPVNAAAIALHELGKPSIAKVNGDAVGAGMNLALGCDLVVAGESARFSEIFARRGLSLDFGGSWLLPRLVGMHKAKELAFFADILSAREAERIGLVNRVVPDALLDAFVADWAERLASSAPLALQLSKKLLSNAFALGLSEALDAEAAAQSVNLVSEDTQEGVRAFLEKRQPTFRGR, from the coding sequence TTGAGCGACATCCTGCTCGAGCGAAGCGCGAGCGGCGTGGTCACGATCACGCTGAACCGGCCCCAAAGGAAGAACGCCTTCGGGCGGGGGATGTGGGACGAGCTGCGGCGGCTGCTCCAGGAGGTGGCGCACACCGCGAGCGATCGGGTGCTGGTGATCACCGGCGCGGGCAACTCGTTCTGCGCGGGAGCGGACCTGGGCGGCGTGGCCGCTCCCGGGCAGCCGGCCCACCCGCTCCACGCCATGGTCCCGGTGAACGCCGCCGCGATCGCGCTCCACGAGCTCGGCAAGCCCAGCATCGCCAAGGTGAACGGCGACGCGGTGGGCGCCGGCATGAACCTGGCGCTCGGCTGCGACCTCGTGGTCGCGGGCGAGAGCGCACGCTTCTCCGAGATCTTCGCGCGCCGCGGCCTCTCGCTCGACTTCGGCGGGAGCTGGCTCCTGCCGCGCCTGGTCGGCATGCACAAGGCCAAGGAGCTCGCGTTCTTCGCCGACATCCTCTCCGCGCGCGAGGCGGAGCGCATCGGCCTCGTGAACCGGGTGGTTCCCGACGCCCTGCTCGACGCCTTCGTCGCGGACTGGGCCGAGCGGCTGGCGAGCAGCGCGCCGCTCGCGCTCCAGCTCTCCAAGAAGCTGCTCTCGAATGCCTTCGCGCTCGGGCTCTCGGAGGCGCTCGACGCCGAGGCGGCCGCGCAGAGCGTGAACCTCGTGAGCGAGGACACCCAGGAGGGCGTGCGCGCCTTCCTCGAGAAGCGCCAGCCCACCTTCCGCGGGCGCTGA
- a CDS encoding SPFH domain-containing protein: MGLFEKLRAELIDIVEWVDDSRHTLVWRFPRYHNQIKYGAQLIVRPGQQAVFVHQGKVADVFGPGQFRLETKNLPVLSTLAGWKYGFDSPFKAEVYFVSTRQIADCKWGTPNPVPIRDPDFGPIRVRAFGTYTLRASDPKRLLEELVGTDAIVEAEEIAVLLRSIVTNAFADLVANADLSVVDLAANYRELSEKLRTMVLERVDDEYGLDIPQLWIVNVSVPEEVEKALDSRSSMRVLEDLAAYQAYQIGASMPAAAANPAGGLAGAGLGAGMGMAVAGRMMPGLVPGVLPQAPPPPPPPPAWHLVQAGQATGPFTIEQLARFAEAGALRADTLVWTAGMAGWSAASQVPQLQPLLGAPAVR; this comes from the coding sequence ATGGGACTCTTCGAGAAGCTGCGGGCGGAGCTGATCGACATCGTCGAGTGGGTGGACGACAGCCGCCACACGCTCGTGTGGCGCTTCCCGCGCTACCACAACCAGATCAAGTACGGCGCCCAGCTGATCGTACGCCCCGGCCAGCAGGCCGTGTTCGTGCACCAGGGCAAGGTGGCCGACGTGTTCGGCCCCGGGCAGTTCCGGCTCGAGACGAAGAACCTGCCGGTCCTCTCCACGCTGGCCGGCTGGAAGTACGGCTTCGATTCGCCGTTCAAGGCCGAGGTCTACTTCGTCAGCACCCGCCAGATCGCGGACTGCAAGTGGGGAACCCCCAACCCCGTCCCGATCCGCGACCCCGACTTCGGGCCGATCCGGGTGCGCGCCTTCGGCACCTACACGCTGCGCGCGTCGGACCCGAAGCGGCTCCTCGAGGAGCTGGTGGGCACCGACGCGATCGTGGAAGCCGAGGAGATCGCCGTCCTGCTGCGTTCGATCGTCACCAACGCCTTCGCGGACCTCGTGGCCAACGCCGACCTCTCGGTCGTGGACCTGGCCGCGAACTACCGCGAGCTCTCCGAGAAGCTGCGCACGATGGTGCTCGAGCGGGTCGACGACGAGTACGGGCTCGACATCCCGCAGCTCTGGATCGTGAACGTCTCGGTGCCCGAGGAGGTGGAGAAGGCGCTCGACTCGCGCAGCTCGATGCGCGTGCTCGAGGACCTGGCCGCCTACCAGGCCTACCAGATCGGCGCCTCGATGCCGGCCGCGGCCGCGAACCCGGCCGGCGGCCTGGCGGGTGCGGGCCTGGGCGCCGGCATGGGCATGGCGGTGGCCGGCCGCATGATGCCGGGCCTGGTCCCGGGCGTCCTGCCCCAGGCGCCCCCGCCCCCGCCCCCGCCGCCGGCCTGGCACCTGGTGCAAGCGGGGCAGGCGACGGGGCCCTTCACGATCGAGCAGCTCGCGCGCTTCGCGGAGGCGGGCGCACTGCGCGCCGACACGCTCGTGTGGACGGCGGGCATGGCGGGCTGGTCGGCGGCCTCGCAGGTGCCGCAGCTCCAGCCGCTGCTCGGCGCGCCAGCGGTGCGCTGA
- a CDS encoding zf-TFIIB domain-containing protein, with protein MRLVACKSCHAQYDVSAVEEPVLACRCGQAVRNEALPGQDARIQRCGACGAILADGAETCEYCQAAVVRDARSLSLICPECYARNTETARFCTGCGVAFLPEPLPEEQEDPPHCPTCEGQEPMAVRGVGGVWVRECSKCNGLWVPGERLDALIARAVDAARERAATGAAPAARPRRVAVHFAYRSCPRCGHRMQRKNFGKRSGVIVDWCGAHGTWLDKDELEQIASFIAGGGLREAGTGAGLSSHGTMSYEQARALVAVENELERERQKAEQRGVWTGQVSTAGGSVELLLGVLGKLFK; from the coding sequence GTGCGCCTCGTCGCCTGCAAGAGCTGCCACGCCCAGTACGACGTCAGCGCCGTCGAGGAGCCGGTGCTCGCGTGCCGCTGCGGGCAGGCGGTCCGCAACGAGGCGCTGCCGGGGCAGGACGCGCGCATCCAGCGCTGCGGCGCCTGCGGCGCGATCCTGGCCGACGGCGCCGAGACCTGCGAGTACTGCCAGGCCGCGGTCGTCCGCGACGCGCGCTCGCTCTCGCTGATCTGCCCGGAGTGCTACGCGCGCAACACCGAGACGGCGCGCTTCTGCACCGGCTGCGGCGTCGCCTTCCTGCCCGAGCCGCTGCCCGAGGAGCAGGAGGACCCACCCCACTGCCCCACCTGCGAAGGCCAGGAGCCGATGGCGGTGCGCGGGGTGGGCGGCGTCTGGGTGCGCGAGTGCAGCAAGTGCAACGGCCTCTGGGTGCCCGGCGAGCGCCTCGACGCGCTGATCGCGCGCGCCGTCGACGCCGCCCGCGAGCGCGCCGCGACCGGCGCCGCGCCGGCCGCCCGGCCGCGCCGGGTGGCGGTGCACTTCGCCTACCGCTCGTGCCCGCGCTGCGGCCATCGCATGCAGCGCAAGAACTTCGGCAAGCGCTCGGGCGTGATCGTCGACTGGTGTGGCGCGCACGGCACCTGGCTCGACAAGGACGAGCTCGAGCAGATCGCGAGCTTCATCGCCGGCGGGGGGCTGCGCGAGGCGGGCACCGGCGCCGGCCTCTCGAGCCACGGCACGATGAGCTACGAGCAGGCGCGCGCGCTGGTGGCGGTGGAGAACGAGCTCGAGCGCGAGCGCCAGAAGGCCGAGCAGCGCGGCGTCTGGACCGGGCAGGTCTCGACCGCCGGCGGCAGCGTGGAGCTGCTGCTCGGCGTGCTGGGCAAGCTCTTCAAGTAG